Below is a window of Hyalangium ruber DNA.
TGGCTCGGACACGCTCACGCCTCGCCTGCCGACGCCCACCCTTCCCCCGAACGCGCCGGGTGAGCCCCAGGCCCGCGCCCGCTCCGCCTCCACCGCCGTCCGGTCCGCCGCCGCGGGGGTGCAGGAGATCCACGCGCGCCCCGCCTCGCTGTGGCGCCGCCTGCTCTCCTTCACCATCGACGCGGCCTCCGTCGTGGGCGTGGCGGCCCTCTACATCACCGTCGCCTCGTCCATCGCGGGCGTGAAAGCCCCCTCCGCACAGGGGCTCACCGCGCTGGACGCGCTCGCCGCGTGGCTGCACGCGCTCAAGTCCGTGCTGCTGCCCGGCGTCATCCTCCTGGTGGTGCTGGCCACCGCCTACTGCGCCGTGGCCGCATATTTGTGGAATGGGCGTACGTTGGGCCGGCTCGTGCTGGGGTTGCGGCTGGTGGACACCCACGGCCTGGCCCCCGCGCCGGCACGCGCCATCGTCCGCGCCCTCCTATCCGTCGTATCCTTTGGCCTGTTCCTCGGAGGCTTCTGGATGGCCCTGTTCGACCGACGCGGCCAGACGCTCCATGACAAGCTGACCTCCACCTTCGTCGTTCAACCGAGCTGATCCTTCATTGAGCCTTGCGGCCGCGGCCGTAAGATGCCGCGCCCCTCATGCCTGCCCGACTCGCCCAACTCCTGGTCGCGCGCGGCCTTCTCCCTCAGGAGACGGCGGACGCCGCCCTGCGCCAACAGCAGGCCCGGGGAGGCGCGCTCGACACGGCCCTGCTGGAGCTGAGGGCCCTGCGCGAGCCCGACCTGCTGGCGCTCCTGGGAGAGGTGTCCGGCTACCGCCCGGTGAACCTCGCCGACTTCGAGCCCAACGCGGAGGTGGCCACCTTCATCCCTCCGAAGATCGCCGAGCGGCTGTGTGTGGTGCCCCTGTCGCTGGATGGCACTACCCTGCACGTGGCCTGTGGCTACCCGGTGCCCCGGCGGGAGCTGGACGAGGTGGGCTTCCTGCTGGGCAAGCCGCTGGAGCTGTGGGTCGCCTCCGAGGCGCGCGTGCGGGAGTGGATCTCCGCCGTCTACAAGCAGCCGCTCGCCCAGCGCTTCGCGGATGTCATCGCCGCGCTGAATGGCCGGTCCGTGGCGCCTCCGCCCTCTGGCCCGACGCCGGCGCTCGGTTCGCCCTCCGTGCCTCCCCCTCCGCCTCCCGAGGCGATGGAGGAGGAGGGCGCGTTGACTCCCGCCATGGTGGAGCGGCTGGCGCGCTCGGTGGCCTCCGAGCCCCTTCCCGCCGACGGGAAGAAGCCCGAGGGCACCGCTCCGGCCACTCCCGCGGCTGCGCCGCCGGCTTCGGGTGCTCAGGCCGCGAACCGGGCTCCCGCCGGGCCGCCTCCGCCGGCCTATACCCGCCAGCCGCTGCGCCTCAACATGCCGGCCAATGCCCCGGTCGGCGCCGCGCCTCCGGCCGCGCCCGCGCCTCCGCAGCCCCAGGCCGCGGCTCCGGCGCCTCAGGCTCCGGCCCAGGCCGGCCAGCCTCCTGCCTATACGCGCGAGCCGCTGCGCCTCAACATGACGGCGGCGGCGCAGGCCCCGGCGCCTACCGCGGCCCCGCGGCCCGCGGCGCCCGCCGGTTCGGCTCCCACGCCTCCTGTCTACCCGGGTGTCGCGGCCCCGCCAGCGCGCCCTGGAGCTCCGGCGCAGGCTCCGAACACGGCTCCCGCAGCGCAGCGGGCCCCCGCGCCTGCTCCGGCCGCCCCGCCGCCTTCGTCTCCGCTCCTTCCCAAGGAGCCGCAGTTCCTCGTCTTCAGCAACCCCTCTCCGACGCCGGCGCCCGTTCCCTCCGCGAGGGCTCGCGCGCATGCACAGCCCGAGGCCCCGCCGCCCGCGCCCGCGCCCGCACCTGTTGCCGCTCCCGCGGCCCCGGTGCCGCCGCCCGCGAGGCCCGCCGCGCAGCCCTCCGGCCCGGAAGTGCCCGAGTGGACGCTGGCCCAGGCTCGCGCCGCGCTGAAGGATGCGACGCGGGATCGCGATCGGCTCATGGACGTGGCGCTGCGCTTCGGGCGCCGCACGTTCGACTACGTGGGCGCCTTCGCCATCGTCCGTGGCGCGGCGGTAGGCTGGGAGGCGCGAGGTGAAGGCCTGATCGGGGAGGCGCTCTCCGAGGTGTCCATCCCGCTGGACGCCGGCAGCGTGTTCCGCACGGTGGCCGTCACGCGCGGCAGCTACGCCGGCCCGCTGCCGCCGGACGCGCTCACCAAGCACTACCTGGAGCTGTTCGGCCGGCACGCGCCGCGCACCGTCTTCCTGTACCCGGTGGAGGTGCGTGGGCGGTTGGTGGCCCTGCTGTACGGCGACTGCGGCCAGAAGCCGATGAGCCAGCGGCGGCTGTCCGACTACATCCTGTTCTGCCAGGACCTGCCGAGCGCCTTCCAGGAGCTCATCCTCTTCCGCAAGCAGCG
It encodes the following:
- a CDS encoding HEAT repeat domain-containing protein; its protein translation is MPARLAQLLVARGLLPQETADAALRQQQARGGALDTALLELRALREPDLLALLGEVSGYRPVNLADFEPNAEVATFIPPKIAERLCVVPLSLDGTTLHVACGYPVPRRELDEVGFLLGKPLELWVASEARVREWISAVYKQPLAQRFADVIAALNGRSVAPPPSGPTPALGSPSVPPPPPPEAMEEEGALTPAMVERLARSVASEPLPADGKKPEGTAPATPAAAPPASGAQAANRAPAGPPPPAYTRQPLRLNMPANAPVGAAPPAAPAPPQPQAAAPAPQAPAQAGQPPAYTREPLRLNMTAAAQAPAPTAAPRPAAPAGSAPTPPVYPGVAAPPARPGAPAQAPNTAPAAQRAPAPAPAAPPPSSPLLPKEPQFLVFSNPSPTPAPVPSARARAHAQPEAPPPAPAPAPVAAPAAPVPPPARPAAQPSGPEVPEWTLAQARAALKDATRDRDRLMDVALRFGRRTFDYVGAFAIVRGAAVGWEARGEGLIGEALSEVSIPLDAGSVFRTVAVTRGSYAGPLPPDALTKHYLELFGRHAPRTVFLYPVEVRGRLVALLYGDCGQKPMSQRRLSDYILFCQDLPSAFQELILFRKQRTELRAPSFGEEPSQPGPAVPAPAVVAGLGWSPFFGRASGTLGRAATMPPRVMSEERPPPDFAPLLRRLTGPDAAQRSNAMAELARTPEASARVLATSFPGPTAWSRLPVTELPEADELGPIPAALSRLGRPAAQALAPLLDAQDADTRYFALLTAGNLPFVELVDGVLRGLFDLEPDISSAARVAASALKHLPRFDTAMKDLRQELASRDPLRRSLAARALGSLHDRDAIEGLINLTGSDDEMCAQAAAEALREITRATFGLNPRQWQGWWAENRTRRRADWLVTALRHKELDVRLAAIEELSRALNDTLGYYADAAEGEREAAARRWEAAAVDPARARRLGVL
- a CDS encoding RDD family protein, producing the protein MSKCLKCGAELPAVGECPMCADTLREPLSTSAIPNLLSKDIQIDRRKTPERTPAVPGPAAVPSFADLARSPATPPGMTPAVHPSPPASPALAAEESPTEPGTPVPPPFTPAPTTLASAEQLPPAPEPSAPPAPPRPQAPGPVARSIPTPVPVVNFAPPQRTPPPAPLSAEPGSDTLTPRLPTPTLPPNAPGEPQARARSASTAVRSAAAGVQEIHARPASLWRRLLSFTIDAASVVGVAALYITVASSIAGVKAPSAQGLTALDALAAWLHALKSVLLPGVILLVVLATAYCAVAAYLWNGRTLGRLVLGLRLVDTHGLAPAPARAIVRALLSVVSFGLFLGGFWMALFDRRGQTLHDKLTSTFVVQPS